In a genomic window of Rhododendron vialii isolate Sample 1 chromosome 12a, ASM3025357v1:
- the LOC131309710 gene encoding putative late blight resistance protein homolog R1B-8: MSVLSVIPVLCQGEIGTGYLDHLRYLAYHLPTTWFTDLYSAVKFSNLLNLETLNLQGQWENNFIQLSADIFKMVKLRHLYSTHGVFIYHVSSEEATRFGFDHSSKLDSLQTLNRICPCEECQSFLVRTPNLRKLGVHGELISQDGVLMLPDLEFLKCLETLRFTNTKFFSKSGATLPTGLKLPLNVTRLTLKHTYLQWKELSILLTGLPSLEVLKLLVDSCCGPVWDTSELEEGFPQLKYLRFESLDIEEWNASEDQFPGLEVLVLRSCQKLERIPIDFANLNELREITMNQCSPSLEESSREIQEELRNKKGDDDCLNLLLNNNTAQKTLSFTIDLPGIPSIDGICITLASVQLVVDKMMQEHFNGYWEIT, encoded by the exons GGTGTTGAGTGTTATCCCCGTGTTATGCCAAGGAGAAATAGGAACAGGATATCTAGATCACTTGAGATACTTAGCATATCATCTACCGACGACTTGGTTCACAGACTTGTACAGTGCAGTGAAATTTTCCAACCTCTTGAACCTAGAAACCCTTAACCTCCAAGGTCAGTGGGAAAACAATTTCATTCAGTTGTCTGCTGatatatttaagatggttaagTTGAGGCATCTTTATTCTACGCATGGCGTATTCATATATCATGTTTCTTCCGAAGAAGCAacaagatttggttttgatCATTCCTCTAAGTTAGATAGCCTACAGACCTTGAACCGAATATGTCCTTGTGAGGAATGCCAAAGTTTCTTAGTAAGGACTCCCAATCTTAGAAAGCTAGGAGTTCATGGAGAACTAATATCACAGGATGGTGTGTTGATGCTCCCTGACCTAGAGTTCTTAAAATGCCTTGAGACACTCCGTTTTACCAACACAAAGTTCTTCAGCAAAAGCGGGGCAACTCTTCCGACAGGGCTGAAGCTTCCTTTGAATGTTACGCGACTAACTTTGAAGCACACCTACTTACAGTGGAAGGAGCTGTCAATCCTCCTAACAGGCCTGCCGAGCCTTGAGGTTCTCAAATTATTAGTAGACTCCTGTTGTGGGCCAGTTTGGGACACAAGTGAACTTGAGGAGGGGTTCCCTCAACTCAAGTATTTGAGGTTTGAAAGTTTGGATATCGAGGAGTGGAATGCTTCCGAAGATCAATTTCCAGGACTTGAGGTCTTAGTTCTTCGATCTTGCCAAAAATTGGAGCGGATCCCGATTGATTTTGCTAATCTAAACGAACTTCGCGAAATTACAATGAACCAGTGCAGTCCCTCTTTGGAGGAATCGTCCAGGGAGATTCAGGAAGAGCtaagaaataaaaaaggagATGATGATTGCCTAAATCTCCTTCTCAATAATAATACGGCGCAGAAGACACTTTCGTTTACAATTGATCTTCCCGGCATCCCCAGTATTGACGGCATTTGTATTACACTTGCTAGCG TCCAGCTTGTAGTTGACAAGATGATGCAGGAGCATTTTAATGGTTATTGGGAAATAACATGA